The segment ttacaaatttatcaatttgtaattatatattttatcatTAAATGAATACATTGTATTACAATAATAATTCTTCAACGAtgaaataaaaagttattacaataATGAACCGTGTCCTCTATATTTTACCTAAAAATGGTCTTTAATTTTATGGAAAAAGAAAGAACACGTATTCCGCCTGAAATAATATTGACAATCTTGATTATTCTGAAAATAGCTATATCATCATTTCACGTTTGTTTTGTCTGTAACATATTTTCGCACCTTTAACGATAACGATGGTCAATTGCTTTGTTCCGATAGACCAATCTTTGTAATTTTCCGTCTTTGTAAATCCATTAATCTTTCTACTGTGAAAGAAGGTCGTTCACCGTCCACGCTGCCAATAACTCGAGAATTTTGCGTTGTTTGTAAAAGACGAATCGGTGATTGAACGCTTTCGCATATAGACTATAAagcgtttaattaaaattaatacgaTGGTGGGGGCGTTATTTAGTGAAAGTTTTACTTAAACAATCCAGTGAATAAAATATTAGTTAGTTCCTTAACTTGTATTAGTTGGCTTTCTTTGTTATGCAATCACGTACAATATTTGtatataatttcaataaatgcaGTGTAGTAAAAcatttaattatttacaaaCGAAAATCATAATTTCTATAATTTACTATTTATTCTTTGAAATAGAATGTGTTTACTGTAGAGTGCCTAAGTAAATCACTCACGATCAAGTAGTTTCAAGGACTTATCAAGTGAGTCAGACAATTATGTTTAGGATTAAAGTTTAATTTATTCATCGTAGACTACTATGTATGCGCGGTGAGGTGTTTCAAGCAAAGGTACGAATTTAAATGGAAGcaagttaaaataataaaataaaatttagaatgagGCCAGACCAAGCCTAGCTTCTCTGCTCGATACAGGTCTAATCCTGACTCGTTCCGTGAATTACAGTTGATTGAACAAAAAGACATGTGTATTTCTTTTATATAAAAGGAATAGCGAGGCTAATTTTCATAGAACATGTATTATGATAAACATATTACTTTTAGAAATGTTCGTATTTTTCGTAGCAATTTTGTTTAGTTACGTCACCAagtatcacataataaacaaggCCAAAGACACTACACATTGAGAATTGAATATCGTTCATTTTGTTCTATAATCTCCAGTCTGGTACTAAAGACATATCTGAAACCAAAATAGAATTGAAAATTCGCCGAACAATTCAGTGTCGATCAAGATTAATTCAGAAGATAGGATTAGTACAGATACGAAGGATTTTCTTTAATACGAAAATCTAGAATATCTCAGTTTCTTTCAAAGATGTGAAAGATAGTCGGTAAGAAAGGAACAAATATTATGATAATCAAATATTTCTTTTCGAAGTCATACTTCATGAAATTTCAAAGTTATCAACATTTTTTTATTGGAATGGTGTGAACTATGTTGATCTTCAAATGTCCTGAAATAACAAAAATTAcgtgtttattaataaatatattgatGATCTGATGATCGTTGATAAATATATcgaaatcttataaaatatgaCTTTAGAAAAGATTGATTTTGCTTATCAAAATATTTGCTGATGCGAACCAAAAAAtcttttccatcaattttttttttgtaccttTGAAAAAAACAGATATTTTAGATGTTCATGTTGAAAGGATCATCTAccatgaatattttttaaatgcttagtTACCGTTGTAATACTAAAATTTCTGCGAGTAGAGAATCCAAAAAAATAACGATCTCCTAGAGCAGAACTTGGAAAACTATTATTGTACGACCTGCGAATCAAGAATGATTTTTGAATGAATTTTGTGGCAATGTTGCCAAACTGTTACTTTAATATCCATAGAATAGCAAATGTGACGTAGACATAACCATTCATACACAAATTGTCGTGGGCACATTTATGTGGATTAATTATACTTTTTGGCACTACCTACCTGTGTAGAAAGTGATATTTTCAAACGACGTGATACTTCCGTTACAAACCAATCTATTCGTTGAGCTGTTTTAATTGATTTATATGACAAAGAGCATTGATGTTGAGCGTTAATAAAAAGTATTTATGTTTTGTGAAAAGAATTCTATACTTCTCACTGTTTTCCTCAAAGTAACTGTTTACGTGTATTCTTTacgtaattatataaataatatcgtCGATATTATTTCCTTGCCCGTATCCCGTAACATTGTTTGTTTGTCCCTTCTCAGAATAAGTTTATCGACCTCTGTCCTCGAGGGTCGTAGTAGGCTAAAGATTTCGTACATCGTGATATTTTAATTGGTATTTGGCTAATTAAGCAATTTGTCATCTAGTCGGACCAGACTTCTCGTCTGATCACACATTTTACTCATGATCGCAAGTCACTGATGAATTCAAACATTCAACAGTAAATTCAgcgcaaaaatattgttacactGTTACATACACAAAACATGCGTTCGCGCACCCGTCGTGCGCATCACGAGCCTAGAAGGGACCGCCTTCCTCGTGGCATGTTACGTTTGCCTATAGTAGTCAGACGATATTTCTGCGGTGGGTGCATACGCTCTCGTCTGGCACAGTACGAAGGTGACTGTGTTGCACTGTAATATGCCTGAAAGGCTTCCCGCTGTTTCAAAGTCCAACGAAAATCGAGGAAGGCGAGCGCAAAGTCCAAGCAATACACTCCTCGTTAGATGTATTCCTtatcgattgtattttaattactATTATCAAACATTGCGATGCGGTCAATGGAAGATAATTGTGATTTTGGGGAAACACGTGCCAATGAGGCAAACGTACTATCGGATTCAGAAGTTTCGACACCATGCTCGAGgaactttattatttttaactgcAATTAACGAGATAACTTTAGCGTCTTCTTTGCTGGAATTCAAAGACTTTCCGTCATCTGACTCCCATTGATAGACTTCTCTCGTCCTTGGTGAAATTTCCGCGCTGAGCGGACTgtataatttctgtaattttgtaTAATTACAAAGGGAAATTTTGCAGAAAGTATTTCGTTGTTGAAAGTACGATAGCAGGAAAGTAAAACATTGGCAACTGGCttttatacaattatttttttatttgcaatatcgaatccaggtcgaTTACCAGATAAATGTATACTTAGGAAACAACAGTTCGATTCTAATATCTAATTTTTTTGTAGAAATATTTGTGCCAAATCTGACAAGGTTACTTTCTCAAGTTCTTCTATTTATAATCTTCGCTGTCAATACATTTGCCtatatttttgtttgtttataatGTATGTGTATTATGCTACATTTgtaatatatttatactatatgGATATTTAGAATTCTTTTTACTTAATAAATGCGACTTAATAAAAGAGGGCCCTTCGAGAGACCTCATTTTTTCCAAATActgtctttatttttatttataataattctttaaaatgCTTCCAAAGGAATAGACAGTATTGTAGACCACTAATAAATTCTCCTGATTTCCTTATCAAGAGGACCATTAATCAATCGTTCCCAAGACCGGGGTACCAAAAGCGTAATTGGTTCTAGAAAAAATACCTTTTTTTAAGGGGTACCAAAAGTGTAATTAGTTCTAGAAATAATACCTTTTTTTAAGACTCTGTTTTTTCAGCTACGTAACTATATTTTTTTCTATTCATTTCTTTTTACGTTTACCTTTGCTAATCGTTAATATTGCATAAAAACATTAATTTGCATGTATATCTACTATCGTTCGAATTGTTTTTTAATGCGCATTTACTTAGTGTCCAGTATAATGTCATCTACTTAATTATCAATTAAGAAGTAAAAAGAGCTAATATTTTAactatatgtataataatttttttgaaagttCAAATGAATTATTGATTTTATCGCGTTTATTTAATATATAGGTTATAAAATAGTTTTATTCCCTGAATCTCGTCCTTTCCCACATAGCACATGATGTATTAAAAGACATTTGTTTTAAGtccttaaataaataaaagataaatttgaataatagggcaaaaaggaattttttatttatattttaagcaACAGCCCGATTGTTTAAGTGCTTTTCTCTTTCTCGGTTAAGCACCTCATATATAGATTACAcggtaaatataaaaaatcgatagaaataattattttgtaaacAACTAATCGATCAACTGAGATAAATTTCAATTCATATACATTCTatgttttaataatataaattaattaatttgattAATTTTGAGATTTTCATcagaatttgtttaaatatgtattATAAATAGCTACTCGTTTttggaaaaaaattaataattcaaaTCGTATTAGCCTCGAAACGACAGAAGTTTCGTTGCCGATTAATAGAATTTGCAAATCGTAATTTTTCCAGGTCACTCTATATTTCGGAGGCAAACACAAATTACGATAGAGTCGAACTATGTTTCAAATGTTATTCATATATTCTATTTCAATTTCTGTCACTTTGAAATGAAACATATTTCTGTACCGTTGAAGAACTTAAACTCTCAGTAGTTTCACTGTTTCTTGCTCATCACGTTTTACTGTTCGAGTACCGTTTACTTGTTTCTAGTAAAAAGGACATGACATGGATTCTTTGAAAGCGTTGTAACACTTTAAAATCAATTTGACCTATCGTTTTGCACGAAAATTTTGAAAAGTAAAATAATCCCTGAATATCAGTATTCCGTCTTCGTAATTGAGCACAAATTTGGCGAAAAAGCTACTTTGTTTCGACCAAAGGTTGCTGGCTTTCTTTAGAAATAGCGACTATTCTTTgtaattttaatgtaatttaGAAAAACAATAATAAGCATCAGTATTTAATCTGATAAATTATGTGAAcatgtatatttatatgtattaatgTATATATTATGAATGTTAGGCAAGATCATATGTACAACTTTACCAAAGTTACTTTTTTGTTTTCATTTAACATGTAAAATacttatttatttcttaataattaatcggtattttcaattttttaaatgttttaacaTTGTCCCATGTCTTTACATTTCAGTATGGTAGACAAAACATTGAGTATGTCAAGAAGAGGAATGGTACATGGAATCGAGTTGCTGACGAGGAACAGGAGCCGCTTAACGAAAAGCAAAATGTGCATAATTCTATAGAAACTGAGTGCAAATTACAAAACGGAGTTCCGAGCAACAACGTAATAGCTAGGTCAAAAGATTTGATACTGGTGCCAGAGCCAGAGATACAGAATCACAGAAACAACCTGGAGGAATCAATGATTGAGAAATCTGAAACGTCGACAACCATTAGTAAAAATGAGGTAATTTTCGTTTCTATGTTAAATAGACTACAAACAGTTATTGGTACAATTAACCATAATCATTTCTGTTTTAGAGTCTCATTCGCAGGGATTCCTTCGAAACATTGAAGAAAGAATTTGAATCTGCAATCTGTTTGGATTATATCAAAGCTGGTGTGGAGGCTATTATTGAAGATGAGGTGACATCTCGTTTTGAAGCAGAAGAGCTCAAGGTATTATTCATAATTATTTTGAAGAATTTAATCAGAGAATGGAATGTTTTTATtacgttaattttattttgttaacGATATAttgtgattttttaaatttcagaaCTGGAATCTATTAACTCGAACAAATAGACAATATGAATTTATTTCTTGGAAGTTAACTGTGATATGGATGTTTGGTTTTGTTATGCGATATTGTTTCCTTCTTCCTTTGAGGATATTCATTTGCTTCATAGGGGTAAGTTCAGCAATTTTTTGATTAatttatagaaaataatttactgTTGAATGGAAATTGGAGAAACATGGCAGGATATAATTACTTCATAATCCTATTTCGATATAAAGgtatattgtaatttttatgtcttagataaaacaaaaattgttattaaaggaacaaatttatttttaattttattttatggcAATGAACATTCATTAGATTGCCCATTTAAATACTAATTATGTATTTTGAGTTTGCAAATCAACTAATATTAAAGCTTCCTAGGTACAGTATCTTGTAATTACAACATTTTGTATTGCCTTACTACCAAACGGTTTTATTAAGCAATGGGCTTACAACAAGGCTAGCCTTATTGCATTCAGGGTAATAGCCCAATCTATATCAGCTATAATTACAGTCCATAATCCTGAGTACAAACCAAAAACTGGAGGCATGTGTGTGGCGAATCACACTTCCACAATTGATGTGTGCATCTTATCCACACAGACAGCATTCTCTTTGGTAATATACCATTGATACCAATGAGGATATCAgtacattatttttattttcaaaattcgcATGTTACCAGATGCTGTTGCTGTTGGGAATTAATTCATTAAAATGTCCACTTCTTTAGTATCTTAAAAATACATCTCACGTATCACTTTTACTTACACATATACCAAACTAATCAATCATTTTTTAACGTGTAAAAAACGTAACGAAATTACAAGACACAATTTCATATCTTCCATTTCACGAATCTCCAAAAACACGGTACATACACATTGCCTACCGACGAAGTTCAAATGCATTAGTAAATGTTACAGGTAACAGTGCCCTGTAACTTTGCTTTGCAGGTAAAACTACTCAGCAACGATACAGAGGGAATCATCGTTTCTCAGGTGCAAAGCTTATGGTTTACAGGTGATGTGGCTGACGGTATGTACAGCAGTTGTGGGCTACGTTCCAGAGGGTAGTTTCAAACGATGGCTGAATTTCAAAGTCTCCATAATGTGCTTCGGTGTCTTATCGAGCGCTTTATCGTCAGTAATCACATACCATAATCCAGAGAATCGACCTGTCAGGGGCATATGTGTGGCTAATCACACTTCTCCCATTGATGTTCTGGTACTCATGTGCGACAATTGTTACTCTTTGGTACGTTGTCATCATTTTGCTAATGGAGATGCTTAAGGGAGTATTCTCACGAGCAAACGGAAAAGAGTGTTCTTTGTACAATTTCTTGTCTAAAAattataaagaaaaataattaaaaatttgaatataAGATTGTAGAAGATATTTCATTcactttgacattttttaatattcacaaTATGAATATTGTCTGCTTGCAAAATTAACTTAAATATGAGCTATGAAAAAAACATCGCCAGCTATCGGGACGAAATTTCTCAACTGCTTACTGAAAACAACAATTTTAAAGAAATTCTTATTTAATACAAATTCCAAGATTATTCTTATATTTTGTAGACATACTTATCCCTTTTGTTACTTGTGTTTAAAACTATGACTAAGAATACTCCCTTAACCCATCATTGCTGGGGTCGACAACCTACGATTCTTTAGTTAAATTATCGTGGTTCTTGATCTgagttaaattaattaaatcccATTTCTATTAAATTTTATCCAACGTAACTTTTCTGTCTGTACTATTTGTAGTTTAATTCAATATACTCCGTAAATTTATCGTGTATAATTATACGCTAATATAAAGAAGTATGAGTTCAAAAAAGTGTTTGTTATGTATGTAAATATATGTTTCTGACCCTAAGTGTTCATGTAAAACCGGAAATAAGGAATTAACAAAAGATTAGATATGGTAATAGTTGATTATAGTTTCGTAATTAACAATTAGTTCTATCTTGTATTCTTTtctattgtttttatttattttgagaaGTCAAGATATGTTATTAACCGGTATAATAACGACATATGTATAAGTTTATATATGTTGGTGTATGGATACATGCGCaacttttcatatttttttaatatgaaattATGTCTCTTCTTACCAAAAAGGTTAACGGCCTCCGCTCTGTTGCATAGTGTGCCCAATTAGGAacccataaaaaataatttctataaaatttgCTAAAGAAATTTTATGAGATTTgtgcatgctgctttcttaaaGGAATATCTAATAGCTTTGCATATTTAACCACTTATTGTTTAGGTTCAGTATTAATTAATTCATGGGCGTATTAATAATTAAGCAATAATTTCCTTCCCGatggataaaataaaattcatgcaATAGAGGATTAACTTTTTAATGCTTTTTGCTTACTGCTTTTTGTTTTGTGTTCTCATTTGTAATACACCTATTTTCTACTGTCTCAATGTCATTTGTGTATTTGTTATGTGAAAGCGTAGTTTTGTTACATGCATATAATCTATAAGATAATTTGTATTGTATAATTGATTGGCAATTGTTAATTCAGATAGGTCAGAGGCATGGTGGGTTCTTAGGAATTTTACAAAGAGCTTTAGCACGTGCTTCTCCTCATATATGGTTCGAACGATCTGAAGTTAAGGATAGGGAAGCAGTGGCAAAAAGGTAAATTAAAGATTACTTTCTTCTTGGTATAAACATTTcgattaaacttttatttttattttctatgcACTTTATAGGTTGAAGAAACATGTGTCTGATCCTACAAATCCACCAATTCTTATTTTCCCAGAAGGAACATGTATAAATAATACATCGGTTATGCAGTTTAAAAAAGGCAGTTTTGAAGTTGGTGGCGTTATTTATCCTGTTGCAATAAAGGTGATTTTCTACACATATAGTATACAATGCTTATAGAGTAGTTTGTGTAATAAGTTATCTTTATTGTCCTTTTTACAGTATGATCCAAAATTTGGAGATGCGTTTTGGAATAGTAGTCGATATTCAATGATACAATACTTATATATGACTATGTCAAGTTGGGCTATAGTTTGCGATGTCTGGTATCTTCCTCCAATGTATAGAAATGAAGGGGAGAGTGCTATCGATTTTGCAAATAGAGTAAAGTCTGTGATAGCAAGGCAAGGTGGTTTAGTTGACTTACAATGGTATGTTAAATATCATAAACAAGTTGTTCGCATTGATGAAAACTAATGCAATGAAATTGTCCTCTAGGGATGGTCAACTTAAAAGAATGAAACCAAAAAAAGAGTGGAGGGAAAAACAACAAGAGGAAATTAGTAAACGACTTAAAGTCGAATGAATCGAGTTATCTCTAGTCACACTTTCATGATCGATATAATGTGTGATATTATCGTTAAACAAGAACACTTCATCTGATGtgttattttgtattttttgtgGATATCTGTTTGATAGAAGAAAGATAGTCCGTATGCATGATTCAATATATTTACTTTCACAAATATGGTACTTTGAATTTTATTCAATTGTCTTTTATATGCAGAATAATCGATTAATCGATTAAATCGATTTTCTTATTGTTACATTAAATATCAATTTACATTTTCCCTTCGTTGAAATCGAATAATAACAAAATCgttattttaacaaatttattataatataaaacttttataaatattgtatttaAATAACTAAAATGTTGTGAGTACCATATttgtcaatttttaataatgagATTCAACAATGAggcattataaaattattatttatacataATGAGATGTCTACTGTGGAATGGTATGTCAAGATGTGAAATATTTTGTATGCATGAGTGTATGTAGCATCAAAATCATCCCACTCATAACCTTAAATTTTTAGGCCATCTCATTATTTCATTATCTCATTACTTTGATCTATAGACTAAATTCATTTGATATTAAGtaggaaaaattgcatttttttctttttgtaaaaataatagGGAAGAATATTACTGTCTCTATTGTAGTCTTAAAAATAAACTATTTATTCATATTTTTCAATGAAGGAAATTAGAATATATCAGGGTTATATACTGTTGTACCCATCCCTTGGAAATTGTTTAAATTGTCATATGCATTGCAATCTAATTAAGATcatattttacatattttctatttttataattcacaccatcaaaattttaaaagatattgAATATACACGCATGAGTTAAAATACAGAACTCTTACATTAAAAATATGAACAAAAAAAAGATCATAGAATTCATTCGCTTCTCATGCAGAactgttaatattttatttatttttatgacGACAATTTGattaattgttttaattaaaGCTAGATATTAATTAAAATGGTAGACAGTTACGTATTTACTTTATATATTAATGAAAATGAAAACTGAAACAGTTACACCAGAgagtataatattttatatcgtATTTATAgattattacaaaaatagaatatttgaaaagtcAAATTGTCAAACAAGCAAATAGAATAACTTAGTTTGAAACTTAGTTTATAAAATCGTTTATTTAAGAATTATGGTGCTACATGCGATGTCACTATTCAATTTTTTATATGGAAAAcgctaaaatatatttttgtatagcAGTGAATATGTAGGATGCTGTACATGAAAATGCAGTTAAAAAATACCATGTATGTACCTGTCGTATTAGTCTGAATACTATTGAAAATGATATGTGCTAATCCTTCTATACTATTAAAAACGATATGTGCTAATCATTCAATTGTAATTCTGCTTCTATTAGATATTAAAGGTATTACATATAAGATGATAATGCTAGTCACTGATATACTTACATCGCAGAAAGATAGAGCACAAATTAttgattaattatatttaattgttaTAAAATCATTGTATCtgattatattttgtatttattatgcTAGCTTATATATTAATTTCGTACATGTAGGATATATAAGCATAAAATTTATAAAGACCAATAGATAGCATATGTGACCTCATAAAAGTTCTATACATTTACTTTGAAACAATTTTAGTCTTGTATTCGTTAAGCGACTTAAACAATGATTCGGTATATGTATATAGAAATTTTTCCActtcaatatttaaatatatttatttattgggttcttttgtaatataacatgcaaaataataaaagaaatgaATGTTATTTACAAACAATTCTAATAGTTCAGAGTTCCAAGTTATCTaatctaaaatttatttatgcgtactatttgtttatatatacaaaaatatCAAGATTAGTACAAATGCTTATTTAACCAGTGCTTTTGCTAGCTATTTCTTCTTTCCtattttctaatacttgttgctCTTGTTGCTCTTGttgctttttgaatattttgatcAATTCTTCTGTTGCTGTAGGTTTTATTTTAATAGGTTCACCAAATTCACTCTAAAAATTGTAAAGATATATATAAAACATATATCAGAAagaatacaataaatataaagttaaataaaattatttaaataggaattaaatatttacatttggGAACTTTGCAAGGTTCATAGATGGTTCCTTAAAAGTAAAAGGTGTCCATGGCCCTTGAATAGAAGGAAAATCTGTATGCCATAACTTAAGCAATCGAAGGGATGAACCATCATGATACTGCGTTCTTATTAATTCCATCCATTGTATAATATCTTCACGGGAGTAATTCTGAACACACATCCAATGTGTCTCGCCATTCACTAAAATATATGTAAAACATTCATATAATGAACATTTTCATTACCTTTCCTGAAGTAATATTCATCTTACAATATTCTGCTTTTATAACTGGACTCCTATGTCTTCTTGGTTTAACATACACCACAACTCCAGGATTATCCTTTGCGTAATCAATTAAATCATTTTCCAAAAATTTTCT is part of the Colletes latitarsis isolate SP2378_abdomen chromosome 10, iyColLati1, whole genome shotgun sequence genome and harbors:
- the Gpat4 gene encoding glycerol-3-phosphate acyltransferase 4 isoform X2, giving the protein MASLWMVMSLTVSLFLTPFLMFLLAIIFLASIGKSLGVRRLYIKLLLALFEYGRQNIEYVKKRNGTWNRVADEEQEPLNEKQNVHNSIETECKLQNGVPSNNVIARSKDLILVPEPEIQNHRNNLEESMIEKSETSTTISKNESLIRRDSFETLKKEFESAICLDYIKAGVEAIIEDEVTSRFEAEELKNWNLLTRTNRQYEFISWKLTVIWMFGFVMRYCFLLPLRIFICFIGVQYLVITTFCIALLPNGFIKQWAYNKASLIAFRVIAQSISAIITVHNPEYKPKTGGMCVANHTSTIDVCILSTQTAFSLIGQRHGGFLGILQRALARASPHIWFERSEVKDREAVAKRLKKHVSDPTNPPILIFPEGTCINNTSVMQFKKGSFEVGGVIYPVAIKYDPKFGDAFWNSSRYSMIQYLYMTMSSWAIVCDVWYLPPMYRNEGESAIDFANRVKSVIARQGGLVDLQWDGQLKRMKPKKEWREKQQEEISKRLKVE
- the Gpat4 gene encoding glycerol-3-phosphate acyltransferase 4 isoform X3 produces the protein MASLWMVMSLTVSLFLTPFLMFLLAIIFLASIGKSLGVRRLYIKLLLALFEYGRQNIEYVKKRNGTWNRVADEEQEPLNEKQNVHNSIETECKLQNGVPSNNVIARSKDLILVPEPEIQNHRNNLEESMIEKSETSTTISKNESLIRRDSFETLKKEFESAICLDYIKAGVEAIIEDEVTSRFEAEELKNWNLLTRTNRQYEFISWKLTVIWMFGFVMRYCFLLPLRIFICFIGVMWLTVCTAVVGYVPEGSFKRWLNFKVSIMCFGVLSSALSSVITYHNPENRPVRGICVANHTSPIDVLVLMCDNCYSLIGQRHGGFLGILQRALARASPHIWFERSEVKDREAVAKRLKKHVSDPTNPPILIFPEGTCINNTSVMQFKKGSFEVGGVIYPVAIKYDPKFGDAFWNSSRYSMIQYLYMTMSSWAIVCDVWYLPPMYRNEGESAIDFANRVKSVIARQGGLVDLQWDGQLKRMKPKKEWREKQQEEISKRLKVE
- the Gpat4 gene encoding glycerol-3-phosphate acyltransferase 4 isoform X1 produces the protein MASLWMVMSLTVSLFLTPFLMFLLAIIFLASIGKSLGVRRLYIKLLLALFEYGRQNIEYVKKRNGTWNRVADEEQEPLNEKQNVHNSIETECKLQNGVPSNNVIARSKDLILVPEPEIQNHRNNLEESMIEKSETSTTISKNESLIRRDSFETLKKEFESAICLDYIKAGVEAIIEDEVTSRFEAEELKNWNLLTRTNRQYEFISWKLTVIWMFGFVMRYCFLLPLRIFICFIGVQYLVITTFCIALLPNGFIKQWAYNKASLIAFRVIAQSISAIITVHNPEYKPKTGGMCVANHTSTIDVCILSTQTAFSLVMWLTVCTAVVGYVPEGSFKRWLNFKVSIMCFGVLSSALSSVITYHNPENRPVRGICVANHTSPIDVLVLMCDNCYSLIGQRHGGFLGILQRALARASPHIWFERSEVKDREAVAKRLKKHVSDPTNPPILIFPEGTCINNTSVMQFKKGSFEVGGVIYPVAIKYDPKFGDAFWNSSRYSMIQYLYMTMSSWAIVCDVWYLPPMYRNEGESAIDFANRVKSVIARQGGLVDLQWDGQLKRMKPKKEWREKQQEEISKRLKVE
- the Mrpl43 gene encoding mitochondrial ribosomal protein L43 — translated: MSNHHLFLKYGYPRPPFGLGVGRYVCQLQRVTLKFCKNHGGSIGIRKFLENDLIDYAKDNPGVVVYVKPRRHRSPVIKAEYLNGETHWMCVQNYSREDIIQWMELIRTQYHDGSSLRLLKLWHTDFPSIQGPWTPFTFKEPSMNLAKFPNSEFGEPIKIKPTATEELIKIFKKQQEQQEQQVLENRKEEIASKSTG